The genomic segment AGAAGCGGGACTTTCATTAGGTGCACTGCGACATTACTTTGCAACACAGGATGAACTGCTGATGTATGCCATGCAGCTCGTAAAAGAGAGGGCGACAGCTCGAATTGCCGAAATCGCCGCCAATGAAGAATGGGCGCCAAAAGAGAAAATCACCAAAATCTTTTTGGAGCTTCTCCCTACGAATCAAGAAAAGATGGTCGAAATGGAAGTATGGTTTGCTTTTACCGTGTACTTCCGACACAAGAAAGAAGGCTTTGACGCACAGCATGACGGGATCTATGCCGGCGTCCGCAAGCTGTTGGACTCTGCTGATCAACTGAATTTATTACGCAAAGAGCTGGACAAAGAGATGGAAGCAGAGAAGCTCTATGCCGTCATCGATGGTCTGGCACTGCATGCCTATCTCGAGCCAGAGCGTGTCAATGGGGAACGGATCACGAAAGTGCTGGAGCATCATCTTGCATCCTTGTTTCATTAACTTGCTTTACAGTTCTTTTAAGGAAAAGACGGTCCATTTTTCATACAAGATAAGAAACACATACAAGCACTCCCATAAAGAAAAGCAATCGGATCAAGGGAAGGTTGATCTGATTGCTTTTTTTCGTCGGCACGCAGATGGGAACGAACAAGATTCTTCTCATAGCGATTTTTAGAAATAGCTTTTAACGCTTTTTCAATTCTTCTAGAAGTTCAATTATTTTATCATTTTGCACTGTAATTTTTTTTACACCGAATGCGATAGGTAATAGCAAAGCAAATATCAAAGGGAGAATTACTAATTCTACGATCAAGGGTAATCATCTCCAATTAATCATGATAGAGATTGAAAAGCTAATCTGCCTTAAACTCGACTTTCGCATATTAAATCATTTTAGAGCCTATTTTTTCCAGTATCTATACTGCTCCATGTCGTCCACAACTTGAGTTCAACGTGTGGATCATTATTCCATGTTTACATGCCGAACGTCCATTCGTAAAATGGTAGCAAGAAGGTGACGAAGATGAATGTGAAAAAAAATATCGCAGCCATATTGGATCACATAAAAACAGACGAACGATTTCGCGATAACATTGCGCATTGGAGGGTCATTCCTGCTCGTGAAGCAAAGTCTGTTCCATTTCCGAGTGAACTGGACGGACGCATTCGAGATGCCCTGACGAATAGAGGCATTCCCTCCTTATACACGCATCAAGAAACGTCTTTTCGCCATGTGCGCGAAGGCAAACACATCGTAGCGGTTACGCCCACGGCTTCAGGCAAAAGCATGTGCTATCATTTGCCGATTCTCCAGACGTTATCGGAAGACACGCAAGCGCGGGCTCTTTACTTATTCCCAACCAAGGCCTTGGCGCAGGATCAAAAGTCAGAGCTGCACGAGCTGATTACGGAAATGGGTCTTTCGATCAAGTCCGAAACATACGACGGTGATACGCCTGCAAATATCCGGCAGATGGTACGCAAGGCAGGAAATATCGTCATCACCAACCCAGACATGCTGCACTCCGCCATTTTGCCCCATCACACCAAGTGGGTGTCCTTTTTCGAGCATCTCAAATACATCGTCATTGACGAGCTGCATACATATCGCGGCGTTTTTGGCAGTCATGTCGCCAATGTCATTCGGCGGTTGAAGCGCATTTGCGCCTTTTATGGAAGTCATCCGCAATTCATTTGCACATCGGCTACCATCGCCAACCCGAAGCAATTGGCGGAAGCCCTGACAGAAGAAGAGGTAGAGCTGGTCAACAACAATGGAGCTCCGTCTGGCATCAAGCATTTCCTTTTCTACAATCCGCCTGTGGTCAACAAGCAGCTCAATATTAGACGCAGTGCCACATTGGAGGCGCGAGACATTACCGAGCAGTTTTTGACCAATGGTATTCAGACGATTCTGTTTGCGAGAAGCCGTGTACGTGTAGAGATTTTGCTCACGTATTTGCAGGAGTTGATTCGCCGCAAGCTCGGGCCAAAAACGATCCAAGGGTATCGCGGCGGCTATTTGCCGAGCCAGCGCAGAGAGATCGAACGCGGCTTGCGCAATGGCGACATTATGGGCGTGGTCAGCACCAATGCGCTGGAGCTCGGGGTAGATATCGGGCAGTTGCAGGCATGTGTCATTACTGGCTATCCGGGCTCGGTCGCAAGCACATGGCAGCAGGCAGGACGGGCGGGAAGACGGCAGGGAGAATCCGTCGTCGTTATGGTCGGCAGCTCCACGCCGTTGGATCAGTATGTGATTGCCAATCCGGAGTACTTTTTCGACCGCAGTCCTGAGACAGCGCGGATCAATCCCGATAACCTGATCATTTTGGTCGATCATCTCAAATGTGCGGCATACGAGCTGCCGTTTCGTGAGGGAGATACATTCGGTCGCGCGGAAATCGTAGAAATTCTGGAGTTTTTGACCGAGGAACAGGTCTTGCATTACTCGCGGGGCAAGTGGTTCTGGATGAACGATTCGTTCCCGGCCCACAACATCAGTCTGCGGTCAGCCTCGCAGGAAAATGTCGTGATCATCGATATCAGTGAACGGGGAAATGAGCGTGTCATCGGGGAAATGGACCGGTTCAGCTCCATGACGCTTTTGCATGACGAGGCTATCTACCTGCATCAGGGGACGCAGTTCCAGGTGGAAAAGCTGGACTACGAAGAAAAGAAGGCGTATGTCCGGGAAGTCCAAGTCGATTATTACACGGACGCCAACTTGGCCGTCTCGCTGAAGGTATTGGAGCAGGATCAGTCCCGTCGTCATGCGCAGAGCACCTTGGCATATGGCGAAGTGGCTGTGAATGCGATGGCGACGATCTTTAAGAAAATCAAGTTCGAGACGCATGAAAACATCGGCTCGGGACCGATTCATTTGCCGGAAGAGGAGCTGCATACAAATGCGGCGTGGATCGGTTTTTCTGAAGCGCTGCTCGGCGAGATTGGGACAGAGGATGTGGAACGCGGCTTGGTCGGTTTGGCGCATGTGTTGCAGCACGTAGCTCCGCTGTTTGTCATGTGCGATCCGATGGACCTGCACGTGATACCGCAACGAAAGGCCGTTCATTCGCAGGAGCCTACGATTTTTCTGTACGACCGTTATCCGGGAGGCATCGGCTTGAGCGAGCAAGTGTATAAGGAAATGGAGACGATTTTGACACAGGCAGAGCGGATGATTGTCTCTTGCCCGTGTGAGTCAGGATGTCCATCTTGTGTGGGAGCGACAGATGACGGCAGCAAGGGGCTAGCCATGACCTTGCTGCGAATTGCTCAAGGAGGAAGTACTTATGTCTCTTAAATCCAAGCTGCAACGGATGAAGGGACATCTCTCTCTGGAAACGGACAAAGCGGTAGCGCCAGCAGTCGAATCGGAACCGCCCATTCACGAGAAAGATTCGGGGGAAGAGTTGAGGGCAGCTGTACCAGCGGCTAGCAGCGCAGAGCTACAGATCCCTCTTGCCGACAAGTGGAAGGAAATGCAGGCATCGCCCTACATCTGGGATGACGAGTACGTTATGATTCGCGAGGTTCGCTATCCGATCGATCAGCAGCATGGGGCTTACGCCTTTTCCGAGCTGCATGAGGCGATTCGTATGTGGGAAACGGCTGGTCGAGAGCATCCGCTGTCCGCTGCGGGCAGGAAACCAGAAGACTTGTTGTTTTTCGATACGGAGACGACAGGGCTGTCAGGTGGGGCAGGCAATGCGATTTTTCTTTTGGGATACAGTCGCTTCGAGGGGGAACACGTCGTGGTGCGCCAGCATTTTCTCCCGGGCCCGCATGCAGAGGTGACGTTGTACCAATCGTTTTTGGAGCAAGCACAAAGGTCCTCGCATCTGGTGACCTTTAACGGGAAGTCCTTTGACTGGCCGCAAGTGCGAACGAGACATACGCTGGTGCGCGATCAAGTGCCTGCTCTGCCTACCTTTGGTCATTTTGACCTGTTGCACGGGGCGAGGAGACTGTGGAAGGCGGAGCTGGAATCGTGCCGATTGGGCATCATCGAGCAGGAAAAGCTGGATGTTTTTCGCGAGGATGATTTGCCCGGCTATTTGGCACCGGTGCGGTATTTCGACTTTTTGCATGCCCAAGACCCTGATGTTATCGAGGGCGTGCTGCGGCATAACGAGACAGACGTCCTGTCTCTGATCACGATGTATATTCACATGACGCGGCTATTGGTAGGGCAAGGGAGTGTAACGGTATCTCCCGAGGAAAGCTACGAAATTGCCAGATGGTACGATGCGCTTGGGGATCAGGAAGCTGCGATGGCAGGCTATCGTCTCGTCGCCGACAGCGATCATGCGTGGAGTAACCGGGCCAAGCTCGCTATCGGTTATCTGCACAAAAAGCAAAAGGATTGGCAGCAAGCCTTAACTGTTTGGGAGTCGTGCATTCAGTCCACCGGATATGTACCGGAAGAGGTGTATATTGAGGCTGCCAAGCTGTACGAGCACCAGTTGAAGGATTGGGAGAAGGCTTTACACTATACAAGGCATGCGTATGAGCAGTGGAAGAAGCGCGGGAGTCTGTTGCGAAACAGGTCCAAGGCCGACGCAGAGGCGTATCGCAAGCGGATTGATCGGTTAGAAACAAAGCTACGCGGGAATGAAGCGGAAGAAGAGAGTCTGTTGTCCGGATTTTTGGATTGGGCGGATGAGCAAGAGTGATGGGGGACCGTAGTCTGAAGACCTAACCATCTGAGGGGGGATTGGGATGAGGCGCATTGTCTTATTTCTGATGGTGTTTCTACTTCTTGGCGGTTGCTCTGCGAATGACGACTGGGTTCACACATTTACGGGGGAGAGCGATAATTGGATCGTGGTCATGGAAATCAGGCCGATTGAGAATGAGCACACAACAGTTGTCTATCCATTTTATTTGACAAAGAAAATGGATAGTGAAGTCACGAAGCTGTATTACCAGGCTCATCTAGTCAATGGCAAGCCGAGCGGAAATATCGAACACATTGACTTTGAAGAATTCAATCAAAAGCAACCAGTACTGCTTTTTCGTGAATATCCGAACCTCCTCTCACCCGACTTTCCAGCAAAAGATACACCGAATGAACAGCTGGAATACTACTTCTCCGAATTGAAGATGGATATAAAATGGACAGATGATCGGGGAGAGCATCAAGAACAAATCCCCCTGAAACTGCAAAAAGTTCCCTGATGAAAAAAGGGGGAAAACTGGAGGTATAGATTAGCGCCCCACCAATCAGTCCAAGATTACATGACTTAAGTGGGATGCCATTAAGGTAACCTTATCTAAGCTTACTTATTGACTATAACGAAAATACGGAACGAACGCGTTCGATAGTTAAACAAGCACAACGGATAGCTGCGAAATCTGTTGTGTTTTTTTATTTTTCGGTATCGTGAACATTTATGGTGCCGATTACTTTTGCTAGTTGATTTGCTAAAATATTGAAAAAGAGTGAGGGGAGATAGATTTATCATGTTTCGATTGATGCTTGTCATGGTATCCGTTTGCTTCGCCTTATTTTCGACCTTCCTTTCAGTACAGGCTGCTGAGGCACCAGGTAAGAAAACCCCGAAAATCGTAGCAATTGCTACGGGTGCGGGTCATTCGTTGGTGCTTGACGACCAAGGTGACATCTGGGGATGGGGAGATTCTTATTATGGACAAGTCGGGAACTGGGCGGATCTGGAAGGCAAGGGCGAAGAGTGGCATATTCTTCGTCCAACGAAAGCGAAGCATCGTGTGGATGGGGCCGTTTCCCTTTCAGCAGGAATTAATTTTTCTACTGCCTTGACCAAAGAAGGGGACGTCTTCTCGTGGGGAAGCAATCAAAATCTAGCTCTTGGCTTCTTACCAATTGAGCTTGAAACCAATCCGATCCCTGAAAAACTGAAAGAGATTTCAGATGTAAAGCAAGTAGTCGCTTCTTATGCCCGCACGACTGTTCGAAAAAGTGATGGTACCGTTTGGGTTTGGGGAAGCAGAGTGTGGGGACAGCAGTTAGATGATCCAGGCACTACTCAGGAAAGCTATAAGGAGTTTGAAAAGAGACTGGCCGAATACAGAGCGGCCCTTTCCACATGGGGAGAAAAGTCGATGTATGAGTATATTGTGCAGGTGAAAGGGGTTGATCGTGTCGTTTCCATAGCGGACGGTTTTTCGCATACACTTGCGCTGAAAGAGGACGGGACTGTCTGGTCATGGGGGCAAGAAAGCCGTGGTCAATTGGGAAATGGCTCAACAAATCACAATCTTCTCCCGACAAAAGTAAAAGGACTTGAGAATGTAACCGCCATTGCGGCAGGCTTTAGTTTGCACAATCTAGCCGTGAAAAAGGATGGGACAGTCTGGGCGTGGGGAAATAACAATTATGGGCAACTTGGCGATGGTACGAAGACCAATCGCTTTCTTCCCGTACAGGTAAAAGGATTGACGGATGTTGTCTCTGTTGCAGTTGGCAACGAGCAAAGCTTTGCGATAAAAAAAGACGGCTCAGTTTGGGCGTGGGGGAGAAATACACAGGGAAGGTTAGGGCTCGGTACCAATACCATGGAAAATATGATCCCTGCAAAAGTCGTTGGGCTAACGGATGTGATAGCCATTTCTTCAGGTTATCATCATGTTCTCGCCCTCAAAAAAGACGGGACGGTCTGGTCTTGGGGAGTAAATGAAAGTGGTCAAATTGGCGATGGAACCCAAACGAGATATGGAACAAGTCCCGAGACGAGTGACTATCACGATAAGAAGGTGCCGGTAAAAGTGGAGTTTGGTTTACAGATGTTGACAACAACGAAACCAACATAATACATAACCTTACGTAAAAATAAAATTTTACATAGGTCTGATATGATGGAAATTTCAAAGGGAGTAGAAATGCTTTATCTAGATTTTCATGGGAATATCACCCCATTCTTTTGTGGGATCCGGAAATGGCTGTTTTAATAGACACCGGATTCCCAGTACAAATGAAAGATTTCCGTGTGGCGATGGAAAAGGTAGGAGTATCGTTCGACAAGCTAAAAGCTGTGATTTTGACGCATCAGGATGTGGATCATATAGGCAGCCTTTCTGAGATTTTGCAGGAGTGCGGGGATCGTGTTCGCGATTTATCGCTACATAGTCAATATCCTTCAGATAATTTCCTAGGTATGATTCCAACAAATATTGATTGGGTCGATGATCTGAAAGAAAAAGAATTTCTTAGATGGAGGTTCAATTTAGCAGGGACGATTGCGATATAATTGTGTACTGTAATTGTCGCAAAAGTAGTAAAATCCGATGGATATATTATCTGGAAGCAACTCGGAATTGATAGGAGTAATAAGGTATTTAAGCTTTTGGGATAAGAGATCACTCTAATGATGGAACGAACAGGATCGATAGCTTACCAAAACATCAGAGGCTGCTGGAGATGATCAGGCTGCCTCATTAAGCTATTGGGCAGTTTAATCTGACTTAAAGGTACTGAAGGATAATTTCCAATTATTTCATTTGATCAAGCGAACCGTTCATGTTATATTAAGAGTCCGCCTTTCAAAAACAGGCGAAATAAAGGAACAAAACGAACCACTCCAAATATTACCTGTTGATTTGAATAATCATACGTGGTATATTGTGAATCTAGCGCTTTTGAAGTGCTGGTGAAAATGCTCTTTGAAAACTGAACAGCGAAAGTGTTAATGAGTCTATCATTAAAATGATTTGCCAGCTTTGAACCAGTAACAAACTTTATTGGAGAGTTTGATCCTGGCTCAGGACGAACGCTGGCGGCGTGCCTAATACATGCAAGTCGAGCGAGGGTCTTCGGACCCTAGCGGCGGACGGGTGAGTAACACGTAGGCAACCTGCCTCTCAGACCGGGATAACATAGGGAAACTTATGCTAATACCGGATAGGTTTTTGGATCGCATGATCCGAAAAGAAAAGATGGCTTCGGCTGTCACTGGGAGATGGGCCTGCGGCGCATTAGCTAGTTGGTGGGGTAACGGCCTACCAAGGCGACGATGCGTAGCCGACCTGAGAGGGTGACCGGCCACACTGGGACTGAGACACGGCCCAGACTCCTACGGGAGGCAGCAGTAGGGAATTTTCCACAATGGACGAAAGTCTGATGGAGCAACGCCGCGTGAACGATGAAGGTCTTCGGATTGTAAAGTTCTGTTGTTAGGGACGAATAAGTACCGTTCGAATAGGGCGGTACCTTGACGGTACCTGACGAGAAAGCCACGGCTAACTACGTGCCAGCAGCCGCGGTAATACGTAGGTGGCAAGCGTTGTCCGGATTTATTGGGCGTAAAGCGCGCGCAGGCGGCTATGTAAGTCTGGTGTTAAAGCCCGGGGCTCAACCCCGGTTCGCATCGGAAACTGTGTAGCTTGAGTGCAGAAGAGGAAAGCGGTATTCCACGTGTAGCGGTGAAATGCGTAGAGATGTGGAGGAACACCAGTGGCGAAGGCGGCTTTCTGGTCTGTAACTGACGCTGAGGCGCGAAAGCGTGGGGAGCAAACAGGATTAGATACCCTGGTAGTCCACGCCGTAAACGATGAGTGCTAGGTGTTGGGGGTTTCAATACCCTCAGTGCCGCAGCTAACGCAATAAGCACTCCGCCTGGGGAGTACGCTCGCAAGAGTGAAACTCAAAGGAATTGACGGGGGCCCGCACAAGCGGTGGAGCATGTGGTTTAATTCGAAGCAACGCGAAGAACCTTACCAGGTCTTGACATCCCGCTGACCGCTCTGGAGACAGAGCTTCCCTTCGGGGCAGCGGTGACAGGTGGTGCATGGTTGTCGTCAGCTCGTGTCGTGAGATGTTGGGTTAAGTCCCGCAACGAGCGCAACCCTTATCTTTAGTTGCCAGCATTCAGTTGGGCACTCTAGAGAGACTGCCGTCGACAAGACGGAGGAAGGCGGGGATGACGTCAAATCATCATGCCCCTTATGACCTGGGCTACACACGTGCTACAATGGTTGGTACAACGGGATGCTACCTCGCGAGAGGACGCCAATCTCTTAAAACCAATCTCAGTTCGGATTGTAGGCTGCAACTCGCCTACATGAAGTCGGAATCGCTAGTAATCGCGGATCAGCATGCCGCGGTGAATACGTTCCCGGGCCTTGTACACACCGCCCGTCACACCACGGGAGTTTGCAACACCCGAAGTCGGTGAGGTAACCGCAAGGAGCCAGCCGCCGAAGGTGGGGTAGATGACTGGGGTGAAGTCGTAACAAGGTATCCGTACCGGAAGGTGCGGATGGATCACCTCCTTTCTATGGAGATATGACCGTAACGCAACATTCGCTGTTCAGTTTTGAAGGAGTATTTCCTTCATATAGTCTGGTGATGATGGCGGAGGGGACACACCCGTTCCCATGCCGAACACGGCCGTTAAGCCCTCCAGCGCCGATGGTACTTGCTCCGCAGGGAGCCGGGAGAGTAGGACGTTGCCAGGCAGTTACTCTTACGAGTAACTATCCATTTGTTCCTTGAAAACTGGATACTGCATGAAATTGCTAAGGATATTTAAAGTGTAAGTACTATTAGTACTAACCAAACGTGGTTAAGTTACTAAGGGCACACGGTGGATGCCTTGGCGCTAGGAGCCGAAGAAGGACGCAGCGAACTGCGATAAGCCTCGGGGAGCGGTAAGCACGCTTTGATCCGGGGATCTCCGAATGGGGGAACCCACCATCTGTAATGGGATGGTATCCATCACTGAATACATAGGTGATGAGAAGGCAGACCCGGTGAACTGAAACATCTAAGTAGCCGGAGGAAGAGAAAACAATAGTGATTCCGTCAGTAGTGGCGAGCGAACGCGGAAGAGCCTAAACCGTCGGGTTTACCTGGCGGGGTTGTGGGGCGTCTCACATGGAGTTACAAAAGACGCGCGTAGGTGAACAGCTTGGGAAAGCTGACCATAGAGCGTGATAGTCGCGTAACCTAAACGCGCGTCTCTCCGAGACCAACCCCGAGTAGCGCGGGACACGTGAAATCCCGTGTGAATCTGGCAGGACCATCTGCTAAGGCTAAATACTACCTAGCGACCGATAGTGAACCAGTACCGTGAGGGAAAGGTGAAAAGCACCCTGGGAGGGGAGTGAAATAGTACCTGAAACCGTGTGCTTACAAATAGTCGGAGCCCGTTAAAAGGGTGACGGCGTGCCTTTTGTAGAATGAACCGGCGAGTTACGGTAGCGTGCGAGGTTAAGTTGAAGAGACGGAGCCGCAGCGAAAGCGAGTCTGAATAGGGCGATAGTACGCTGCCGTAGACCCGAAACCGTGTGATCTAGCCATGTCCAGGGTGAAGGTAGGGTAACACCTACTGGAGGCCCGAACCCACGCACGTTGAAAAGTGCGGGGATGAGGTGTGGCTAGCGGTGAAATTCCAATCGAACTCGGAGATAGCTGGTTCTCCCCGAAATAGCTTTAGGGCTAGCCTCGGAATTTAGAGTCTTGGAGGTAGAGCACTGATTGGGCTAGGGGCCCTCATCGGGTTACCGAACTCAGTCAAACTCCGAATGCCAATGACTTATGTCCGGGAGTCAGACGGTGAGTGCTAAGATCCATCGTCAAAAGGGAAACAGCCCAGACCATCAGCTAAGGTCCCCAAGTATACGTTAAGTGGGAAACGATGTGGAGTTGCCCAGACAACCAGGATGTTGGCTTAGAAGCAGCCACCATTTAAAGAGTGCGTAATAGCTCACTGGTCGAGTGACTCTGCGCGGAAAATGTAACGGGGCTAAACGTATCACCGAAGCTATGGCAGGTGAGAAACCTTACGGTTTCCACTTGGGTAGGGGAGCGTTCCAAGCAGCAGTGAAGCCGTACTGGAAAGAGCGGTGGAGCGCTTGGAAGTGAGAATGCCGGTGTAAGTAGCGAAAAGACAAGTGAGAATCTTGTCCACCGAAAGCCTAAGGTTTCCTGGGGAAGGCTCGTCCTCCCAGGGTTAGTCGGGACCTAAGCTGAGGCCGAAAGGCGTAGGCGATGGACAACAGGTTGATATTCCTGTACCACCTCTGTTCCGCTTGAGCAATGGCGTGACGCAGGAGGATAGGGTGAGCGGCCTACTGGATGGCCGTCCAAGCAGTGAGTGTGGTGTGTAGGCAAATCCGCACACCGTTAAGCATGAGCTGTGATGGCGAGGGAAATTTAAGTACCGAAGTCCCTGATTTCACACTGCCAAGAAAAGCGTCTAGCGAGGAACAAGGTGCCCGTACCGCAAACCGACACAGGTAGGCGAGGAGAGAATCCTAAGGTGCGCGGGATAACTCTTGCTAAGGAACTCGGCAAAATGGCCCCGTAACTTCGGGAGAAGGGGCGCCTCGGTAGGGTTAATAGCCCGAGGGGGCCGCAGTGAAAAGGCCCAAGCGACTGTTTAGCAAAAACACAGGTCTCTGCGAAGCCGCAAGGCGAAGTATAGGGGCTGACGCCTGCCCGGTGCTGGAAGGTTAAGGGGATGAGTTAGCGCAAGCGAAGCTTTGAACCGAAGCCCCAGTAAACGGCGGCCGTAACTATAACGGTCCTAAGGTAGCGAAATTCCTTGTCGGGTAAGTTCCGACCCGCACGAAAGGCGTAACGACTTGGGCGCTGTCTCGGCAAGAGACCCGGTGAAATCATAATACCTGTGAAGATGCAGGTTACCCGCGACAAGACGGAAAGACCCCATGGAGCTTTACTGTAGCCTGGTATTGGAACTTTGTGCATCATGTACAGGATAGGTGGGAAGCTGAGAAGCAGGGGCGCCAGCCTCTGTGGAGCTGTCGGTGGGATACCACCCTTGATGTACGGAGTTTCTAACTCGTCGCCCTTATCGGGCGAGAGGACCATGCCAGGTGGGCAGTTTGACTGGGGCGGTCGCCTCCTAAAAGGTAACGGAGGCGCCCAAAGGTTCCCTCAGAATGGTCGGAAATCATTCGTAGAGTGTAAAGGCAGAAGGGAGCTTGACTGCGAGACCTACAAGTCGAGCAGGGACGAAAGTCGGGCTTAGTGATCCGGTGGTTCCGCATGGAAGGGCCATCGCTCAACGGATAAAAGCTACCCTGGGGATAACAGGCTTATCTCCCCCAAGAGTCCACATCGACGGGGAGGTTTGGCACCTCGATGTCGGCTCATCGCATCCTGGGGCTGAAGTAGGTCCCAAGGGTTGGGCTGTTCGCCCATTAAAGCGGTACGCGAGCTGGGTTCAGAACGTCGTGAGACAGTTCGGTCCCTATCTGTCGCGGGCGTAGGAAGTTTGAGGAGAGCTGTCCTTAGTACGAGAGGACCGGGATGGACGCACCGCTGGTGCACCAGTTGTCACGCCAGTGGCACAGCTGGGTAGCTATGTGCGGACGGGATAAGCGCTGAAAGCATCTAAGCGTGAAGCCCCCTCCAAGATGAGACTTCCCACAGCGCAAGCTGGTAAGACCCCTCATAGACGATGAGGTTGATAGGTTCGGTGTGGAAGCGCGGTAACGTGTGGAGCTGACGAATACTAATCGGTCGAGGACTTATCCACACACTTAGCAACTGATCATGCAGATCCAGTTTTGAATGAATGAAGAAGCCATTCCTTAAAGGAATGGCTTTTTTTATGATAGGTTCGGAAACAAACATGTTCCCCGTATCCACTGAAATATAGAAATCCGACCGAAGTTCGTTTCTTCTGGATTGTTATCTCGAGGGACTATAAAGAAAATTTTTACAAATGTTGACAATAACGAATCTAACATAATAATATAACCTTACGTAAAAAACGGATTTTACGGAGGTCTGATTGATGGAAATTTCAAACGGAGTAGAAATGCTTCAACTAGATTTTCATGGGAGTATCATTCACCCCGTTCTTTTGTGGGACCTGGAAACGGCTCTTTTAATTGACACCGGATTCCCAGGACAAATGGAAGATTTACGCATGGCCATGGAAAAGGTAGGAGTATCGTTCGACAAGCTAAAAGCTGTGATTTTGACGCATCAGGATATGGATCATATCGGCAGTCTTCCTGAGATTTTGCAGGAGTGCGGGGATCATGTTCACGTTTATGCACACGAACTGGATAAACCGTATATTCAGGGGGAGATACCGCTTTTAAAAGACGCGCACCTTGAGAATCCCCCGAAAGGCAGAGTGGACCATACCTTGCGTGACGGTCAGGAACTGCCATTTTGCGGCGGGATTCGCGTCATCCATACTCCTGGGC from the Brevibacillus brevis genome contains:
- a CDS encoding DEAD/DEAH box helicase, which translates into the protein MNVKKNIAAILDHIKTDERFRDNIAHWRVIPAREAKSVPFPSELDGRIRDALTNRGIPSLYTHQETSFRHVREGKHIVAVTPTASGKSMCYHLPILQTLSEDTQARALYLFPTKALAQDQKSELHELITEMGLSIKSETYDGDTPANIRQMVRKAGNIVITNPDMLHSAILPHHTKWVSFFEHLKYIVIDELHTYRGVFGSHVANVIRRLKRICAFYGSHPQFICTSATIANPKQLAEALTEEEVELVNNNGAPSGIKHFLFYNPPVVNKQLNIRRSATLEARDITEQFLTNGIQTILFARSRVRVEILLTYLQELIRRKLGPKTIQGYRGGYLPSQRREIERGLRNGDIMGVVSTNALELGVDIGQLQACVITGYPGSVASTWQQAGRAGRRQGESVVVMVGSSTPLDQYVIANPEYFFDRSPETARINPDNLIILVDHLKCAAYELPFREGDTFGRAEIVEILEFLTEEQVLHYSRGKWFWMNDSFPAHNISLRSASQENVVIIDISERGNERVIGEMDRFSSMTLLHDEAIYLHQGTQFQVEKLDYEEKKAYVREVQVDYYTDANLAVSLKVLEQDQSRRHAQSTLAYGEVAVNAMATIFKKIKFETHENIGSGPIHLPEEELHTNAAWIGFSEALLGEIGTEDVERGLVGLAHVLQHVAPLFVMCDPMDLHVIPQRKAVHSQEPTIFLYDRYPGGIGLSEQVYKEMETILTQAERMIVSCPCESGCPSCVGATDDGSKGLAMTLLRIAQGGSTYVS
- a CDS encoding RCC1 domain-containing protein — its product is MFRLMLVMVSVCFALFSTFLSVQAAEAPGKKTPKIVAIATGAGHSLVLDDQGDIWGWGDSYYGQVGNWADLEGKGEEWHILRPTKAKHRVDGAVSLSAGINFSTALTKEGDVFSWGSNQNLALGFLPIELETNPIPEKLKEISDVKQVVASYARTTVRKSDGTVWVWGSRVWGQQLDDPGTTQESYKEFEKRLAEYRAALSTWGEKSMYEYIVQVKGVDRVVSIADGFSHTLALKEDGTVWSWGQESRGQLGNGSTNHNLLPTKVKGLENVTAIAAGFSLHNLAVKKDGTVWAWGNNNYGQLGDGTKTNRFLPVQVKGLTDVVSVAVGNEQSFAIKKDGSVWAWGRNTQGRLGLGTNTMENMIPAKVVGLTDVIAISSGYHHVLALKKDGTVWSWGVNESGQIGDGTQTRYGTSPETSDYHDKKVPVKVEFGLQMLTTTKPT
- a CDS encoding MBL fold metallo-hydrolase, whose protein sequence is MEISNGVEMLQLDFHGSIIHPVLLWDLETALLIDTGFPGQMEDLRMAMEKVGVSFDKLKAVILTHQDMDHIGSLPEILQECGDHVHVYAHELDKPYIQGEIPLLKDAHLENPPKGRVDHTLRDGQELPFCGGIRVIHTPGHTPGHISLYLTQSKTLIAGDSMYSVNGILGGIHAPTTPDMKAARLSLKKYVDLDIAAVVCYHGGFSNGNVKDQIVELSQE
- a CDS encoding TetR/AcrR family transcriptional regulator; amino-acid sequence: MPKIIDHEKRREQIAEATWRVIVEQGMEGATVRGIAKEAGLSLGALRHYFATQDELLMYAMQLVKERATARIAEIAANEEWAPKEKITKIFLELLPTNQEKMVEMEVWFAFTVYFRHKKEGFDAQHDGIYAGVRKLLDSADQLNLLRKELDKEMEAEKLYAVIDGLALHAYLEPERVNGERITKVLEHHLASLFH
- a CDS encoding ribonuclease H-like domain-containing protein — translated: MSLKSKLQRMKGHLSLETDKAVAPAVESEPPIHEKDSGEELRAAVPAASSAELQIPLADKWKEMQASPYIWDDEYVMIREVRYPIDQQHGAYAFSELHEAIRMWETAGREHPLSAAGRKPEDLLFFDTETTGLSGGAGNAIFLLGYSRFEGEHVVVRQHFLPGPHAEVTLYQSFLEQAQRSSHLVTFNGKSFDWPQVRTRHTLVRDQVPALPTFGHFDLLHGARRLWKAELESCRLGIIEQEKLDVFREDDLPGYLAPVRYFDFLHAQDPDVIEGVLRHNETDVLSLITMYIHMTRLLVGQGSVTVSPEESYEIARWYDALGDQEAAMAGYRLVADSDHAWSNRAKLAIGYLHKKQKDWQQALTVWESCIQSTGYVPEEVYIEAAKLYEHQLKDWEKALHYTRHAYEQWKKRGSLLRNRSKADAEAYRKRIDRLETKLRGNEAEEESLLSGFLDWADEQE